aatggaacagctggcccctaattgaacagtactatccttgtctgtaatgtggacaataatgggacatgttctatttttttgcggaatggaaatacggaaacagaatgcacatggagtaccttacttttttttgcggacttgttgaaatgaatggttccgtatacggtccgtaaaaaaacccggaacagacacggaaagaaaatgcgttcgtatgcatgaggcctgattCTGATGAATAGATCTGGCATTGCTGGTGGTGCTCCACTGTTATGGGTCTCACGTTCTGaatgactgctgctgccacccgcaTAATACCACTGCTGTCTGTCTATCTTCACTCTGTCATGTCACTTTCTCACTATCACATTCTGTACAGCTGCTCCTGCTGCCGCCTCAGTTATGCAACTGCTGTGACCTGCTGACCATCATCTTccgtaaggctgctgctgctgcctctattatGCTGCAGCCTTTCTGCCAACACATACCGTATGGCTGCTGCTTCATCCGCCTCAGCTGCTGCTCCTCACTATTACTCTCCAACTGTCACTACTAACACAAAGCATCTGCCACCACTATCACTACTAACCCCCACCACtacggctgggttcacacctgagcgtattcggtaagcgctttttacaggcgtttttatcgggcggttttgaggtgtattttggggcgtttttgtattttggaaacgtgCGTAGTACGCGAGTTTGGGTGATTGAccacagaggcatccaatgaaaaaCTACCATGTCTAAACTTGAGGCGTCCAATGAAAGAGACTTCCTGCGTAgctatttcctgtgtgtttttgtATAGAGTAGAGTCTGTTGGTAACAGTCCATGGATCTCCGCAAACGACGCCGAACAGCAGCAATAGTTGCAGCAGTGCATATTATGCGTTTGATGAGAAGGAAACTGAACAGGCGACGGTTCTGGGTCCATCCAGTGATTGCGAACCGACAGCAAAGAGGACAGTTCTGGGCGATGTACGATAACCTTTGTGCACacgatgagaattttttttcgtACACGGTTGTCCATAAACAGGTTAGTACATATACAAAGCTTATTGTAGTGGTGTCCATAATGGTAGTATGCTACATTCGTTTTTTTGTCAGTATAGTTAACCCTCACAGCTTTGATGAGCTCCTGGTATTGATGTCCATCCATTTGCAACGGCAGGAGACATTCATGAGGGACAGCATAGcaccagtggaaagactggtcatAACGTTGCGTTAAGTAAATAATCCTGTCCTGCTGCAGGTTGTGACCTATGTGTGTTTGTGTAGGGGGTATGGCATGTGTGACTGTCCGAAATATGTGTAGCACAACCATACCTAGTTTAACCACATTCAAATAAACTACTAACCCCCAAAATATAACCAAAAAGACACCAACGCTTGAGAGTTAAATATTAATAACataataattataaataaaaGTGCAAACGTTGCAAAGAAACAAGTGCAATATTTTCTACGAAACAAAGACATGGTGCACGGCATTTTTCCTCCTCAACGTTGTTAAACACCCTGGAGGCCAAAATGAAAAAGGTGCCTAGAGTGAAAGATCTAACTCACAAGTTTTGGTATTGTGAGAACGCAAAGTTTGGCGCGTCCTCCTGCAATTCCTCCCTCATTCCACATGAGCGGGCACCAATCTGcatttttggtggtggtggtgctgtgCCCCAGGTGGGGGGAGGCATAACCATAGGATGAATGTGTGCGTGGCTGCCATGTGTAGTGATGGTGTTGCATGGGTGTTTGTTGTTATGTTTGGGGCGTGTGTGTGTGCATGGGTGTTGCATGTAGAGGCGCAATAGTCTGATGTGTGGTACCATCAGGTGGAATGAAGGAGTCAATACAGCGTGTGATTGCGTCCCGTACTTCAGTCTGTCGACTACTGGGcacctttttcattttttcctccaaGCTGAGGAGGAAAAGGGCCTCGCACGAGAGCCTGGGAGCCGGATGGGCCATGGCATCCATGCAATCAATCAGCCGGTCCTCTTCTCGTTCCGGCCTCTTTCTCCATGATCTGGTAATTGCCCTACCACTGGTCGGTTCCTGGGCAGGTGGGGCAGTAGGTGTGGGGGTTGATGATGGTGTGGTGGGATTTAGTGGTTGTGTACTTTCAGGCCCAGTAGAGACACAGGCGTCACTTCCCCTGgtggcctcctcatcctcctcatcctgcctCTCTGTAGCCTTCCAGCTACTGTCAGTGCTGTAAAAAGTAAAGTATATATAAGTACGTGCAATATATGATTATGAATGAATGTACTGTCACCCTCACAAACATTGGTAATTGAATTGACCTACCTACGCATTTCTGTGCAGGGCACTAGAAAAGCCAGTTGCTCAGAATGAACGTAGCTGGATGGGGCCATTGCAGCAGCTCGGCTTCTGTACTCCCGCTCCTTGCGACTGTGCCGCATGAAGGCATCCTTGAGGCTCTTCCATTTTGATTTCAGGATATTGACTGTTGAAAAAAGATATAAACATCAACTAATGCAATTTATCTTTCCTTTTCCATATCTTAGGTATTTAGCAACTGGACAGTCATTGGTCAGTCTGCACTATGCCTTCATGATTGGTAAATCAACAGTAAACGACATCATCCGGGAAACATGCAGTGCCATATGGGATGTCCTTCATGCTGTGTCCAAACCGAGCAAGGGTGAGTGGCAGAAAATTGCCCACACATTTTACCAAACATGCAATTTTCCTAACTGTGTGGGAGCGCTAGACGGAAAGCATATCCACGAGATAAAACCCAAGAGGAGTGGCAGTAGATTTTTTAATTATAAGAAATACTTTTCCATTGTCCTTTTTGCCATATCTGATGCCAATTACTGCTTCAGATACATAGATGTTGGATCGTATAGAAGCAGCTCAGACTCTGCGGTATTCGCTCATTCAGAATTTGGACAAATGTTGAATACCAATGCTCTGCACCTTCCAGGGAACATGAAGCTGCCTGGCACCGCTGATCCGGCTATGCCTTTCGTATTTGTAGGAGACGAGGCATTTGCTCTAGGTGAGCATCTTATGAGGCCCTCCTCAAGCCAAGGACTGTGCCTTGAGAGAAGGGTCTCTAATTATAGACTAACCAGAGCTCGCAGGGTGGTAGAGTGTGCATTTGGCATACTGTCAAACAAATGGCGCTTTCTGCACTCTCCAATTAACCTGAAATTGGAGAACGCCATCTCTGCAGTTAAGGCAGTTTGTTGCCTTCACAATTTTGTACGCCAAAGGGATGGATTCAATTTTGAAGATTCATTGGTGCATTCCATGGAGAGAACAAATTGCACCGGCGTCTGTGGTACCACACATGGAGCCAACATTAGGGGCAAGTTTGCGGCCTATTTCATATCACCGGAGGGGGAGGTGTTATGGCAATTGCAAGCTACACAAGCTTAATTATTATAATAAAGACTTTGCCTTCTCTTTGTTCTGTGGTGCATTGTGTAGTTGTAGTTTGTATTAATAAAGTTGATTTGGATTAGACTATGTTGTGAAcaccttttttttattgacaatttGCATGTTGCAATTATGGGCACACTCACTCTCAACATGCTTTGTTTCTGAGGGTATTATGTGATTTCTGAGTAGATCTCAGACTGCTCATGTCACCACCAGCCACCACACACAATGGAGGCTGGTGGTGACATCAGCAGTCTGAGTTCTACTCAGAAATCACATAATACCCTCAGAAACAACACATGCAGTAACTgtgcatatactatatatactactgTGCACACGTGGAGGAATATAATAATGATCCATTTACAATACACATGCCAATGTCTGTACCTTTTGCCTCTTTCACTTGCTTTGACTTACTATTCCATTCTGGCCATATCATTTTTCTAATGTCTTCCTAGGCCCGCTGCCCGATTCTCCTGTTCTTGTACTGCGGATCCTGCATGTCGTACAGGAATCGCTTCTCCTGTACCAGCCGAATCATGGTCTCGCTGTCTATGGCACACTCCTCCATGATGTCGGCCGAGAAATGTGGCTGGTCACCTGGAAGTGATATGTTGTCATGTGAGGTACGCGCATTTTTAAAtgaggaaacaagcaaacgcccatttaggcacgttcccgctgaagtctatgggcAGGAACGCACGACAATACTCCCCaaagggcgttttacagcgtgttcgtacgcgctgtaaaacgctcaggtgagaacaaTGGAATCTTTGGTTTTTGcccgttgagcgttttacagcgcgtaggaacacgctgtaaaacgctcaggtgtgagccCAGCCTACTACTACCACCAGGGCCGTTGTCAGCACCTGGCAAACCCGGGCACTTGacggggcccactgctcctggggggcccactcAGGTCTATGCCGAAGATCACTATACAGTGGGGAACCCCCAGTACTACTAAAGAGTCAGGACTCCAGttcccagcttaggagtccctcctctgactccatatatgtccatatatggagtcagtgctatgaACATGAAGGGGGTATCCCCAAACATTGTTAGTATGCTTGGGTACACCTAGTGTATTAACcctctttaggacacatgacataccggtacgacatgttgtcccggtacttaaggacgtactggtacgtcatgtgtatttccgatcaccgccgcccggcgggcgggcggtgatcggaacaaggtgcctgctcaaatcgttgagcaggcaccttggcgaAATGCactggggggtcctgtgaccccccatgtcagcaatcgccgcaaaccgcaggccaattcaaacctgcggtttgcggctttttatggtgcggcggcgggcggtgatgccatcgggtccccatggggctgtaggggggacccgatggcatgaaaggcagcgcaatgccttcctgaggcatcgccgctgccttcctgtgacgtgcctgtgagatccagccccctgtgctaaataaacctttttttgtcaccttacatcacaaaaagtgtaatagcgagcgatcaaaaagtcatatgcaccccaaaatagtgccaataaagccgtcatctcatcccgcaaaaatcataccctacccaaggtaattgcccaaaaactgaaaaaattatggctctcagactatggaaacatttacatgcagcaatcacctccacagtatgaggaggagcaGTCGCTATTGTGATCCCTCGTCCTTGTACAGATTAATGGTCTATGCAGCATATCGCTGAATAGACCATacctacggcatacatattaggacatcgtcagacatcatccacaactccatcctccgtcaggcaaaactccatcagccctcagacatcagacaaaactccgtcctccgtcaggcaaaactccatcagacatcagacaaaactccgtcttctgtcagacaaaactccatcagccctcagacatcagacaaaactccgtcctccgtcacccaaaactccatcagacctcagacatcagacaaaactccgtcctccgtcacccaaaactccatcagacctcagacatcagacaaaactccgtcctccgtcacccaaaactccatcagacatcagacacaactccgtcctccgtcacccaaaactccatcagacctcagacatcagacacaactccgtcctccgtcacccaaaactccatcagacctcagacatcagacaaaactccgtcctccgtcacccaaaactccatcagacatcagacaaaactccgtcctccgtcacccaaaactccatcagacctcagacatcagacaaaactccgtcctccgtcacccaaaactccatcagacctcagacatcagacaaaactccgtcctccgtcacccaaaactccatcagacctcagacatcagacatcagacaaaacttcgtcctccgtcaggcaaaactccatcagacctcagacatcagctaaaactctgtcctccctcagacatcagccaaaactccgtcctccctaactcaaaatacgccctactacacacactcttcacctgacggagctgctagctgctggagaggcaaaggacctgtgatgacgtcatgaccatgtgacgagtcacgtgtgtgggaggggtcagatgtgcacagcagctggtagagtgtacagaacagtagccatcaaatagagctctgtactagagatgtgtgtgtaacctgcatgtagcagagctgtgtactgtgttacagagatgtatgtgtaacctgcatgtagcagagctgtgtactgtgtagcagatctgtatgtgtaacctgcaggtagcagagctgtgtactgtgttacagagatgtacgtgtaacctgcaggtagcagagctgtgtactgtgtagcagatttgtatgtgtaacctgcatgtagcagagctgtgtactgtgtagcagagctgtatgtgtaaccttcatgtagcagagctgtgaactgtgtagcagagctgtgtactgtgttacagggatgtatgtgcaacctgcaggtagcagtgctgtgtactgtgtagcagagatgtgtactgtgttacagagatgtgtgtgtaacctgcatgtagcagagctgtgtactgtgtatatagagcagtgtgtgtaacagcatgtagcagagctgtgtactgtgtagcagagctgtatgtgtaatctgcatgtagcagagctgtgtactgtgttacagggatgtacagtcatgtgaaaaaattaggacaccctttgaaagcatgtggttttttgtaacatttttaataaaaggttatttcatctccgtttcaacaatacagagagattaaagtaatccaactaaacaaagaaaactgaagaaaagtcttttcaagatcttctgtaaatgtcattctacaaaaatgcctattataactgaggaaaaagataggacaccctcacatgtattccctcttaaattggctcagatctcacacaggtatatcacaccaggtgcacataattagtagatcgttactctgcatgttgaatgaggcttgccctatttaaacctcagacatttagtttggtgtgctcctgactgttgaagtgagagtgagcaccatggtgagagcaaaagagctgtcagaggacttcagaaaaaagattgtagcagcctatgagtctgggaagggatttaaaaagatctcaaaagattttgaaatcagccattccactgtccggaagatagtctacaagtggagggctttcaaaacaactgccaacatgcccaggactggtcgccccagcaagttcaccccaagagcagaccgcaagatgctaaaagaggtctccaaaaaccctaaagtgtcatctcgagaactacagcaggctctggctactgttgatgtagaagtacatgcctctacaatcagaaagagactgtacaagtttaacttgcatgggaggtgtgcaaggaggaaacctttgctttccaagagaaacatcgaggccagactgacatttgccagagataaagttgacaaagaccaggacttctggaataatgttctttggacagatgagtccaaaattgaattatttggacacaacagcagaggacatgtttggcgtaaaccaaacacagcattccaagaaaagaacctcataccaactgtgaagcatggaggtggaagtgtcatggtttggggctgctttgctgcagcaggacctggtcagctcaccatcatagaatccacgatgaattctactgtgtatcagaaggtgcttgaagaacatgtgagaccatcagttagaaaattaaagctgaagcggaactggaccatgcaacatgacaatgacccaaaacatactagtaaatcaaccaaagattggctgaaaaagaagaaatggagagtcctggaatggccaagtcaaagtccagatttgaatcccattgagatgctgtggggtgacttgaaaagggctgtacgtgcaagaaacccctcaaacatctcacagctgaaaaagttctgcattgaggagtggggtaaaatttcctcagaccgatgtcgaagactggtagatggctacaagaaccgtctcactgcagttatttcagccaaaggaggtaacactcgctattaggggcaagggtgtcctatctttttcctcagttagaataggcatttttgtagaatgacatttacaaaagatcttgaaaagacttttcttcagttttctttgtttagtcggattactttaatctctctgtattgttgaaacggagatgaaataaccttttattaaaaatgttacaaaaaaccacatgctttcaaagggtgtcctaattttttcacatgactgtatgtgcaacctgcaggtagcagagctgtgtactgtgtatatagagcagtttgtctaactgcatgtagcagagctgtgtactgtgttacagagatgtgtgtgtaacctgggaactataaaaaagtgtaaaaaaaaccccataaatattcagatcaccccccttttcctaaaattaaaataaaagacacatcatgggtttcgcaatgtgtaaaaacgcccattgtataaaaatatattccccatacggcaaacagcaaaacagaaaaaaaaagagtccaaatgtccgattcgccgtttttggtcactttatttgctacaaaaatgtaaataaaaagtgatcaaaaagtcttaaacaccccagaatggtatcagtaaaaagtttagattgccccacaaaaaatgagcccccatccagctctgtacacataattacaaaaaagttatggggctcaaaatatggcgacaaaaaaaatcagatattttaatttttttatcactattaaaacgcaagaaaaactatacatataaggtattgccggattcgatctgacctgtagaataaaagtaaccagtcagttttatcgcacatcgaatgttgtaaataaaaatcacgtaaaactgtggtggaattgctttttttttttcaacaggaagaatgggcagttttaccatctgagaaaataaagagcctcatccacaactaccacaaaagacttcaagctgtcattgatgttaaagggggcaatacatggtattaataactggggcgtgtaaacttctgatcagggtcatttggggagtttgtgttgtgattatgatttataaagagtaaatgttatgtttgacataaatggcttcagccgaccactaaccatgagcgagagaaaagtgtccgtgttataattcatattctctgcacaatggttaaaggggtattctcatcttaatgatcactggtaaatctgttaatgatttgacagtgataatttttctaaatacattttattacccaattcccatccttttttagaaaataagtcctgtgaaggactttgatgcaattgcctatatgcttcagtttaattctctccctgctattttaaggtctatattgtttggttccaaatgtcaagaatgaatgtattcgtgtaccgaacagggaggctgaaattatgtttgtatgtgggatggaaagtacttttctgaaagtgttaaaagttgtaaatgttctggccagcagacaattgagccgtgtgtattgttaaaactcaattatctagccgggcccagaggaggagttttatgctgcataaattgtgagttctgtgtgccagtaaagttagtctcgtgtttccagcattaagttgactcatgtgtggattactcggcgattccagggatattcctactcgtggaatattgggtgactttctttcatgggaagaagggaatgcttgacggggatattttctactaccgtcacaactggttggcagcagcgggattttcccttctactttcctttacaccaggattccaagcagacactgggaacagtgaatggaaggctggtacaccctgcttaaaagaaatacactgaaagaactactggaagtccgtggaaggattgctagcaacaaaaccaagcgggtcattatagcagaattaatggagctagaccaggagaacttggttgcagcaacgccagcagtacaagagatggggacaccagtgattcaggaggaggaatcaccagccaacaaggcaatgagagagaagctagcatggttcggtccgaacccaacggcggatgtggtgctgaaagtgatgaacctgttagcggaggaggctaaacaaataagagacgcagagctacagttaaaactggcagcagtccaacaagcagccgcacattctccaaacagtgagtacagtacagcagacacaaGGAAGATTCCGTTTAGCGCTTTTAAAGCTTTTGATGAAAAAGACTGTGAAATTGATAATTACCTGGCAGATTTTGAGCGACAATGTAACCTGCACCGAATAGATAGAGGAGAGTGGGTCGCAATATTGTCAGGCAAACTGTCAGGCAAAGCTTCTGATGCTTTCCGGACCGTGCCAGAGCAGGAGATCCATAGCTACGCCAGGGTTAAAGAAGTGCTCCTGGCTCGTTATGCAGTAACCCCGGAGTCCTACCGACAAAAGTTCAGGGACTCACGCAAAACCACGAAAGACTCTTACGTGGAATGGGCATGCCAGTTATCCCTGTCGGCCTCTAACTGGGTCAACAGCAGCCAGGCCACCACCGCAGAGGACATTTTGCAACTAATGCTCCTGGAACAATTTTACGAGCACATCCAGACGGATGTcaaagactgggtgagagatcgCCGGCCCATGACTCTACCAGAGGCCGCTAAGTTGGCGGATGAATATGTGGATACTCGCAAGACGAACCCGGTCACACCACGGGTACAACCTCCACGACCAACGGTGCCCTCATACCCACCCGCCGCTAGATACCAACCTCCTAACAGACCGGTGACATCTAGCCCTCGCTATCCACGCCAGGAGGGCAATGAACAACGCTGCTTCCGGTGCAAACAGCTGGGTCACTACAAGCAGAATTGCCCCATGGACAACAACACCAGGTCAAATTGGTCTCGACCTGGGTaccgccccccagcagcagcccaTTGTGTAGACTCGGCTTGGGATCCCCAGGAACTGGGTCAGGAAGAACCATTGGGCACCCTTTACGAAGCCCTCATGGTACAATCTGTTATTACGGACAACAGgaaacaccattgtcagctggtcATGGTTAATGGAAAAACCGCCCGGGGATTAAGAGACAGTGGGGCAACCATCACGTTGGTACAAAGACACCTTATTAAGGCATCAGAGAAACCGGGGAAATCAATTGCTGTGAGAGTGGCAGGGGGGGCAGTATACCGTATCCCTACTGCACAGGTACACCTAGACTGGGGGGCGGGAGCTGGCATTGTTCATGTGGGCGTCATGAAAGACTTACCTTCTGAAGTCATCTTGGGCAACGACATTGGCCCCCTGACTTCGGCGTTCGCCTCTACCCCCGCTCAGGAGGCCCACGCAGTAACCACCAGAGCACAAAGTCGCGCTGCCGAGAGCCATCCACTTCCTACTGAGACCCAGGTAAGCCAACCCAACCTACCCTTGACTGTAGAACCcctaccctgggacaccccagaggACTTTGGGCGGGAGGTGACCGGAGACCCTTCCCTCAGAAAGTATCGAGAGAAAGCCAGGAGGGGCCAAGGGGGATTAGAGAAGGAGCAATTTATCTGGGAGAACGGCCGCTTGTACAGGCTCACCGAGACCCGGGGTAATGCACCAGGGCCTAAGCAAAAACGCCAGCTGGTAGTTCCCCGGAAATACCGGCAGGAGTTATTGAGGATTGGGCACGACGTACCCTTGGCAGGCCATTTGGGAATACGCAAGACAGGGTATCGGGTAACTCAGAACTTTTTCTGGCCTGGGGTATCTGACGACGTCAGGGCGTATTGTCAAACGTGCGAGGTATGCCAACGTATAGGTAAAAAGGGAGACCACCCAAAGGCTAAACTAGTTTCCATGCCCATTATTGAAGAACCGTTCACAAGGGTAGCCGTGGACATTATAGGGCCCCTGGCCCAACCTAGCCATTCCGGCAAGCGGTATATACTCACCATAGTAGACTACGCCACCCGTTACCCCGAAGCGGTAGCTCTCTCTAACATACAGGCTGAGACCGTAGCAGAGGCCCTAGTTAAAGTATTTTCCCGAGTAGGCTTTCCCAAGGAGGTTCTGTCCGACCAAGGTACCCAATTCACGGCCGAGGTAACCCAGCAGATATGGAAAACCTGTGGAGTTAAATCCCTGACTAGCTCCCCATACCATCCCCAGACTAACGGCCTGAGCGAGCGCTTCAACGGAACGCTAAAGCAAATGTTGAAGTCGTTCACGGGGGCATACAAGGATTGGGAGCGATTCCTGCCACACCTTCTCTTTGCCTACcgagaggtgccgcaggaatcgaCCGGATTCTCACCCTTTGAACTTCTCTATGGGAGGCGGGTGAGGGGGCCCTTAGATCTCATCAAGGATCACTGGGAGGGGCAGACAGAGATTGAGGGGACCCCGGTTGTACCTTATGTCCTGGAGCTGAGGGACCGCATGGAGGAATTAGCCCAGACAGTGCGAGAGAACCTCCGGGCGGCCCAGCAGCGCCAGAAGGTATGGTATGACCGACGGGCTAGGCAGCGGAGCTTTCAGATAGGCCAAAAGGTCATGGTATTAAGACCGGTCCGAACAGACAAGCTCCAGGccgcctggcagggcccctataaagttataggacaga
The sequence above is a segment of the Bufo gargarizans isolate SCDJY-AF-19 chromosome 6, ASM1485885v1, whole genome shotgun sequence genome. Coding sequences within it:
- the LOC122940442 gene encoding uncharacterized protein LOC122940442 isoform X1 produces the protein MIWPEWNSKSKQVKEAKVNILKSKWKSLKDAFMRHSRKEREYRSRAAAMAPSSYVHSEQLAFLVPCTEMRSTDSSWKATERQDEEDEEATRGSDACVSTGPESTQPLNPTTPSSTPTPTAPPAQEPTSGRAITRSWRKRPEREEDRLIDCMDAMAHPAPRLSCEALFLLSLEEKMKKVPSSRQTEVRDAITRCIDSFIPPDGTTHQTIAPLHATPMHTHTPQT
- the LOC122940442 gene encoding uncharacterized protein LOC122940442 isoform X2 produces the protein MIWPEWNINILKSKWKSLKDAFMRHSRKEREYRSRAAAMAPSSYVHSEQLAFLVPCTEMRSTDSSWKATERQDEEDEEATRGSDACVSTGPESTQPLNPTTPSSTPTPTAPPAQEPTSGRAITRSWRKRPEREEDRLIDCMDAMAHPAPRLSCEALFLLSLEEKMKKVPSSRQTEVRDAITRCIDSFIPPDGTTHQTIAPLHATPMHTHTPQT